The genomic interval TTGTCGACGTCGGCCTCGGGAGGGGAAGGGGCAGTCGTTCCAGCTCTTGGATCCGCCGAGCCCCGCGTTGCGCGAGCGGTCGGGACCCGCTGGGGCCACCGGGGCTGCCGTGCCCGTCCCTCCGACGACGCCCGTGGGCGAAGCCGTGGGGGCGCGAACGGCGGCCGTGGCGGTTCCGGCGGCCATCGTGGTCCCCCCCGCATAGGTCGAACCGGTGCCCGTGACGAAGCTGTTCGTCAGGTCGACGGGCTCGTCGGGTTTCGTCTCTTGAGTGAGCACCGCGCCGGCCTGCGCGGCGGCCGCCACGGGGGCCTCCTTAGGGGCCTCGGGAGCCTTGAGATCCTTAGGAATTTCCTTGGGTTCCGGCTTGGGCTCTTCCTTCGGCTCTTCTTTGGGCTCCTCTTTCGGGGGCGGAGGCGCGGGCTCCGCGAGCTCCACGTCGAAGGCCTGCATCGGAGGGGCCGCAGGAGGGCTCGGCAGGAGCTTGGCGAGGAGCAGCCCGATGAGGCTCATGAGCACGATCGTCATGCGCACGAGCCACGGAAGGAGGAGGTGCAGCAGCACCGCGATCCCCGACGCCACCCACACGACGTGACCGCCGCGACCGTCGAGGCCGAGGACGCCATCGAGCGCGGACTCGCGAGGCGATGACGGTCGTCCTGCGGGGCGGTGGTAGGCGTGCTGCATGGTGGGCCGGGCTCGGGGTCAGGGCTTGGGGGCGGGGGCGGGGGCGGGGATGGTCGCGGGGCTACCCGATGCGACGGGCGTGACCCCGAAGGCGATCTTGGACACCTTGGCGTTCTTCAAAATATCGAGCACGTGGATCACCCGCCCGTGCGGCACGGCCGAGTCGGCCTTGATGACCGCGCGGAGGTCGGCGTTCTTCTGAGCCGCGTCGGTGGCGAGCGCAAGGATCGCGTCGTCGTTAGGGACGGGCTTCGAGTCGACCTGGGTCGTTCCGTCGGCCGCGAGCACCACGCTGAAGACGACCTGGATGTCGCTCCGGCCGCTCGAGGCCTTCGGGAGGTCGAGCGGGACGTTCGACTGGGACACGATGATTTTGGCCGTCACCATGAAAATGATGAGCAAAACCAACATGATATCGACGAGCGGGGTGACGTTGATCCCGTTGATCGCGTCGTCGGAGTCTTGAGCGCCGCCGGCCATTAGCCTTCGTCCTCTTCGTCTTTGGCCTTCTCGTCTTTGGCCTTGTCCGCCTTCTTCTTCGGCTCGTCGTCTTTCTTGGACGCGGGCTTGGAGACTTTGGCGGGAGCCTTCGCGAGCTCGGCGAGGGCCTCGGGGTCGGCCTTGAGGTGCGCCAAGACGAGGGCGCTCATCGCGTCCGTGTTGGCGAGCGTGCCCTTCACGATGCGCTGGAACGTGTTGAACGCCGCGACCGCCGGGATGGCGACCAGAAGACCGACCGCCGTGGCCACGAGCGCCTCGGCGATATTGGTCATGACGGCCTCGGGGGCGACCGCGGCGGCAGGAGCGGCCACCGCACCCGGGGCAGCCGCCTTGACCTTGCCGAGCTCGTCGAAGGCGCCGACGATGCCGATGACCGTGCCGAGCAGCCCGATGAACGGGGCGTTATTTCCGAGGGTTCCGAGGAACGCGAGCCGCTTCTCGAGCTTCATGCGCTGGAGGGCCGACGCCCCCGCCATGGCCTCTTCGGCGCTCTCGGCCCCGAGCTCGGCCTCGACGATCCCCGCGACCACCACCGCCGCCTCGGCGCTGGGGGAGGCCTCGAGGCGCCGTCGCGCGCCGTCGATGTCGCCCGAGCGGAGCAGCCTCGCGAGGTCTTTCATGAGGGACGGGATGTCGTCCCGCAGGGACCAGTAGAGGAAGGCCCGCTCCAGCGTGATGGCGAGGGAGACCACGCTCAGGACGAGCATGAGGATCAACAGCCAGCCGGCGCCGAGGCCGACCATCGCACTTTTCACGCGCTCGATGAGCTGATTCACGTCCGTTCGTTCCTTCTCGGGGGAGGGCGGGGGGAAGCCTTACCGCCCTACGATGCGTCACGGGTCGATGGGGTCGCCGTCTTGAGAGCCGTCCGCGGAATCGTGGGCCGGCTCCGAGGAGCCTTCGTGCGCGTCGACCACCCGGGCAAGGACGGTCGTCGCGTAGGCACCCTTCGGTAGCACGAATTCAACCAACAGGTCGGGGCCTTGTTCCCCTGGCGTAGCCTCGACTCGGCAGGCCACGTCCTTGGGGCGGAGGACCAGCGGTCGTCGCGTGCCTTCGCCGAGCTTTTGTGTCGCCGCGAGGTCGAACGAAGGCCCGAGCTCGCGCGCGACGATCGCGGTCTCGAAGGCGAGCGCGTCGGCCTCGGGTGAACGCATCTTCACGCCGAACATGGGACCCGTGGGCCCGAGCTCCCCCCGAACGGCGCGGTCCGTGTCGGTGGCGACGTCGGTGCAGACGAACATTCCGCCGGTCTCGAGCTTGAGGAGGTCTCCGAGCAGCGGCCGATTCCAGGTGCCTTGGGCCTCGCGTTCGGCGAGCACGGCGTTGAACACGTGCGACTGGAGGGAGGAAAAGAGGAACTTTTTGGCGCGAAAATCGCGCGGGCCACGCTCTTTGCCCGAGAGGAACGCGAGCGCTCGTTCGACGTTGTCGCCGTACTTCCCGAAGCGCTGCGCGCCGAACGCGTTCGGCACACCGGACTCGCCGAGCGCCAAAAATGCCCGAGAGATCGCGGGGAGCTCGGCCTCCGGCAGGCCCCGCAGGCGGATCGTGAAGCGGTTTCCGTCGAGGTGGCCGGTGCGGAGCTTGTTTTTGTGGCGGGCGAGGGACAGCACCTCGAGCGTCCCGTCGGGCTCGATCGCGCGGGCCTTCTCTTCGACCTTGGTGCCCGGGAGCGCCGGGATCGAGAGCCACTGGGTGGTGACGGCGACCTTGTCCTTGAGGCCAGCGACGCCCACGTCTCTCCGGGGCACGCCGCAGGTGTCGGCGATGCGGGCGACCGCGTCGTTCGTCGTGAGGCCGCGCTTCTTGATGTGGAGGTAGAGGTGGTCTCCCTGGCCCTCGGGGAGGTAGGCGGGGATCTCGTCGACCACGAAATCCTCGGGAATCACCTTGAACCGTGCGCGCGGTTTGTCCACGCACGAGCTTCTAGCGCGAACCTCGAGAAAATGAAATCCAGTTGCGCGAAAGGCCTCCGGGATCCCTTGCGGCGCGTCTATGTGACCGGAATCGTTGGGGTTGTGCGAAGGGGTGGCGCCGTCAGTCCCCGATTTCGTGCGCCATCTCGTCGCGGGGGCTTCGGAAGGTCTGAGCCGGCGAGTAGGCCGAGAGGTTCGACACTCGCGACGTGTAGATGCACGCGTACTCGTCGACCTGCTTGCCGAAGCTCGACTGTTCGTTGCCCTCTTTCATGAGCGAGCCGAAGTAGGCGTGGAAACGCGCGTCGGACCGCCGCTCGATCGCCGTCGCTTCGGCCTCGATCTGGCGCAGCACTCCGCGGATGCGCTCGACGGCGCGCTTCACGCGGAGCCGCTCCGCCTCGAGCTTGTCGGACGGGTCCTTCTCGAGCTGGCGGGTGAGGTCCTTGATGCGCGCCTGGTAGAAGCGGAGATCGTCCTCGTGGCGCTCGCGCAGCTCCTCGAGCCGGTCGAGCGTCTCGAAGTCTTCTTTGCAGGAGGCGTGGGCGAGCACCTCGACCTCGAGCTCCTGGATGATCATCGCCGTGCGCCAGGCCGAGTCCTTCTTGGAGCGGAGGATGTCGCCGTAGATGTGATCGCCGACGTAGAGCACCTGGTCGCCGGTCACGCCCATGGCGCGCTCGAGCTCGTGGAGGTTCCCTCCCTCGTAGACCTTCCCGCGCTCGAGGGGAAACGTGACCGGCTTCGTCCGACCGTTCTCGTGCTCGAGCAGAGGTCGTCGCTCCTGAAAGAACGCGGGCTTCGTGGCGGCGACGATGACGACGTCGAAGAAGTTCCGCCACGACGGGTACTCGCTCATGCTCCCACCGAGGAGGTAGGTCATCATGCGCTCGGTGTACGCCCAGCGCGAGTTCGTGAGCAAAAAGAGCCGCTTTCCGGCGCTCCGGAGCTTGTGGAGCGTGGGCGCGAGCTTCGGGTCCTTGATGACGAACCTTGGCAGGTCGGCGAGGATCGCGTCGAGGATGGTGCCGTCGCGGTGGGCCTCGTCGATGCACTCGCGGATGTCCGTGAAGAGCTTCGCGTAGTCGACCGCGTAGCCGCGATCCTCGAGGGTGTGCACGAGGGCGGTGTAGGTGACGGCCTCGGAGAGCGCGTAGAGCGTGTCGATCCAGTGGTACCGCGGCGTCGCGGGGCGCACCTTCTTCGTGTGATAGAGGGCGCGGAGCTCCTCTTTCGTGAGCTCACGGAAGCCGTGGAAGCCCTTGTTGACGTTCTTGTAGCGGTCCATCTTCAGCACGTGGCCGAAGCGCTTGTCGATGAGCAGGCCACGCACCGCGAAATCGATCGGCACCTCGACGTCTCGGATGAGCTCGGGGTACCCGCGCCCGATGAGCTTCGTGATGGTCGCGTCGATCGACAGCCGGTCCATCTCGGCCTGGTTGTAGATCGCGAGCGTGTAGTCCATGTCGAAGCCGACCCACGCGATGTTGCTCATGCGCAGGTTGCGGTTGCAGAAGACGCGCTCGTGACGAGGGATGCGCGGGGGGCGCTCGCGGGCCAGGAAATCGTCGAGGGGGAGGACGAGCTGTTCGGTTCCCTCACGCGCCGCGCTCTCGGGGGCGGCGGTGGGCTTCGCGTCGTTGGTCAATCGGGTCGAGCTCCTCGGGGCATGCCGCGCGGGCCGTGGGGGCCGGCGAGGGCCGCGCGCCGGCACGCGCTTAGGGGAAGCGTCCCACGGGCGCAGGGGAATTGGCAAGTCGGCGCGCGCGCGTGTGCCGAAGTGGCGTACGCTTCGGAGCCATGCGTCCTCTCGTGGTCTTGCGCTCCGGCGACGTGCCCCCTCCCATCGCGGCTACGCGTGGCGAGTACCTCGGGTGGTTTCGGCGCGAGGTCGGCAGCACCTGGACGCACGCCTGGCTCGAGCACGACGTACGCACCGGCGGCGCGTTCCCGGATCCGGCCGAGGTCTCGGGCTTCGTGCTCACGGGCTCGAGCGCCAGTGTGACCGAGCGGGCGCCGTGGATGCTCGCCTTCGAGGCCTACTTGCGCGACTGTGTCGCCCGCGACGTGCCCATGCTCGGGGTGTGCTTCGGCCACCAAATCTTGGCGCAGGCGCTCGGTGGGCTCGTCGAGAAGAACCCGAACGGCCGCGAGATCGGCACACGCGAGGTCCGCGTACTCGAGCCCGATCCGGTCTTCGACGAGCTAGGGAGCACGTTCACCGTCAACACGACGCACGTCGACAGCGTCACGCGCCTTCCCCCGGGGGCGAGGGTGCTCGCGCGCACCGAGCTCGAGCCCCACGCCGCGTACGCGCTGCCGGGCCGAGCGCGAGGCGTGCAATTTCATCCCGAGATCGACGGCGACGCGATGCGGTCCTGGGTCACCCTGAGGCGCCCTCTCATCGAGGCCGAGGGGCTCGACGCCGACGCGATCCTCGCGCGGTCTACGGACACGCCCGCGGGCGGCGCGATCCTCCGGAGCTTCGTGCGCGAGCTCGTCCTGGGCCGCTGACTCGAGCTTTCGCTCCTGCGTAAGCGTTCGTTATGATTGAACAATCGTCTGCTACGAGAGAGGCCGGAAGTACGACTTCAGGCGCTCGAAGGCGGTCATGTCCTTGCGTAGCTTCGTGGCGGCGATGACGGCCGTGGCCTTCATCGCCATCGCGTCGCCTTTGGCCACCGTGAAGCCGTAGCGGGTGCGCTCGTAGATGACCGCGGCGCGATCGAGCTCGTCGATGGTCTTCCCGCTCGCGCGGATGCGGCCGACGAAGTCCTCCACCGAGTCCGACGGCTTGGGGACGTTGCCGGCGTCCTCCGCGGCGATCCGCACGTACTCCCAGAGGTTGTCGATCCGTTCGCTCGGTGGCGTCGGAAAGATCGGTGTCACGAGGTGGCTCGTGAGCGCAGCGCGCTTCAGGGGGCGGTAGAGCAGGGCGAGCAGGAGGAGCGGCCAGAGCACCCCGGCGGCGGCCTTCGCCGAGCTGCCCGCCTGCTGCATCGCGCGCAAGATGGCCTCTCCATCGAGCTCGGGGGGGCGAGGGGTGCGCCCCGGGCGATCGTCGGGCTCGTGGCTGTGTGCGCCGTCCTTGCCTTCGCGATCGCCCTTCCCGGTGCGCCACAGGTACGGCGAGATCACGGCTGTGAAGGCGAAGATGAGGGCGACGATCCCGAGGAGCGGAAGGAGGTTCTTCTTGGGCAGCGCGGCCACGTCGGCGCGGTGCTTCTTGTGCACGCGGCGCTCGACGGCGCCCGAGAGCGCCTGCCAGTTCGACACGCGCATGGCCTGCTTCGACGTCATGAACAAGACGAGGCCGAGGATGAAAAATCCTAGCAGTATCAATGGGATAGGGAGCCACGCCGAGACCTTGCTCTTCTCCCACGTCGAGGCGCGCCCCTCCTCGTTCAAGATCACCATCACGCTCCCGATCCATCCGACCGCAGGCCAGAAGACGCCGAGCAGCTCGAAGCGATGATGGAGGGCGACCATGCCGCTCGGGAACGCGAAGCAGAAGAAGAAGATCGAGATGCCGACGGCGGGGGGGAGGTCGGCGCGCACGGCGACGATCAGGTAGACCGCCATCACGATCGAGAACGTTCCGACGATCAGCACGGGGATCGTGCGCACCCGGAGGAGCGCGACGAGCTGC from Myxococcales bacterium carries:
- a CDS encoding glutamine amidotransferase, producing the protein MRPLVVLRSGDVPPPIAATRGEYLGWFRREVGSTWTHAWLEHDVRTGGAFPDPAEVSGFVLTGSSASVTERAPWMLAFEAYLRDCVARDVPMLGVCFGHQILAQALGGLVEKNPNGREIGTREVRVLEPDPVFDELGSTFTVNTTHVDSVTRLPPGARVLARTELEPHAAYALPGRARGVQFHPEIDGDAMRSWVTLRRPLIEAEGLDADAILARSTDTPAGGAILRSFVRELVLGR
- a CDS encoding tRNA pseudouridine(13) synthase TruD produces the protein MDKPRARFKVIPEDFVVDEIPAYLPEGQGDHLYLHIKKRGLTTNDAVARIADTCGVPRRDVGVAGLKDKVAVTTQWLSIPALPGTKVEEKARAIEPDGTLEVLSLARHKNKLRTGHLDGNRFTIRLRGLPEAELPAISRAFLALGESGVPNAFGAQRFGKYGDNVERALAFLSGKERGPRDFRAKKFLFSSLQSHVFNAVLAEREAQGTWNRPLLGDLLKLETGGMFVCTDVATDTDRAVRGELGPTGPMFGVKMRSPEADALAFETAIVARELGPSFDLAATQKLGEGTRRPLVLRPKDVACRVEATPGEQGPDLLVEFVLPKGAYATTVLARVVDAHEGSSEPAHDSADGSQDGDPIDP
- a CDS encoding MotA/TolQ/ExbB proton channel family protein; protein product: MVGLGAGWLLILMLVLSVVSLAITLERAFLYWSLRDDIPSLMKDLARLLRSGDIDGARRRLEASPSAEAAVVVAGIVEAELGAESAEEAMAGASALQRMKLEKRLAFLGTLGNNAPFIGLLGTVIGIVGAFDELGKVKAAAPGAVAAPAAAVAPEAVMTNIAEALVATAVGLLVAIPAVAAFNTFQRIVKGTLANTDAMSALVLAHLKADPEALAELAKAPAKVSKPASKKDDEPKKKADKAKDEKAKDEEDEG
- a CDS encoding HAD-IG family 5'-nucleotidase; this translates as MSNIAWVGFDMDYTLAIYNQAEMDRLSIDATITKLIGRGYPELIRDVEVPIDFAVRGLLIDKRFGHVLKMDRYKNVNKGFHGFRELTKEELRALYHTKKVRPATPRYHWIDTLYALSEAVTYTALVHTLEDRGYAVDYAKLFTDIRECIDEAHRDGTILDAILADLPRFVIKDPKLAPTLHKLRSAGKRLFLLTNSRWAYTERMMTYLLGGSMSEYPSWRNFFDVVIVAATKPAFFQERRPLLEHENGRTKPVTFPLERGKVYEGGNLHELERAMGVTGDQVLYVGDHIYGDILRSKKDSAWRTAMIIQELEVEVLAHASCKEDFETLDRLEELRERHEDDLRFYQARIKDLTRQLEKDPSDKLEAERLRVKRAVERIRGVLRQIEAEATAIERRSDARFHAYFGSLMKEGNEQSSFGKQVDEYACIYTSRVSNLSAYSPAQTFRSPRDEMAHEIGD
- a CDS encoding biopolymer transporter ExbD — translated: MAGGAQDSDDAINGINVTPLVDIMLVLLIIFMVTAKIIVSQSNVPLDLPKASSGRSDIQVVFSVVLAADGTTQVDSKPVPNDDAILALATDAAQKNADLRAVIKADSAVPHGRVIHVLDILKNAKVSKIAFGVTPVASGSPATIPAPAPAPKP